The proteins below come from a single Serratia fonticola genomic window:
- a CDS encoding PfkB family carbohydrate kinase translates to MTNREKQILQLLRRDPLIQQHEIADILGISRSGVAGHIMNLMNKGYIKGKGYILSEHRYVVTVGSVNMDVCGYANTQLVYEDSNPGKIKCTPGGVGRNISQNIALLGAECHLVSVVGDDFYGTTLLEQAKLAGVNVDNCHRLHGENTSTYVSLLDGNGEMLVAINDMRILEKLTPALLSHSKDLIQHCGVLVLDCNLTEDALAWLFTNAGNVPVFVDTVSAFKAPKIKNWLSHIHTLKPNRIEAEILSGMKISQASDAPAVAQWFHHQGVQRLALSMGSHGVYFSEVDGQHGWSAPLPTQVVNVTGAGDAMMAGLVSCWLEDFPLDHSIRFAQGCSAMTLASEFTNNPNLSQGSVQKLLELQSCKIA, encoded by the coding sequence ATGACCAACCGGGAAAAACAGATACTGCAACTCCTTCGGCGGGACCCGTTGATTCAACAACACGAAATCGCCGATATTCTAGGTATTAGCCGTTCTGGTGTGGCAGGCCACATTATGAATTTGATGAATAAAGGTTATATTAAAGGTAAAGGCTATATTCTCTCCGAACACCGCTATGTAGTCACCGTTGGCTCGGTAAATATGGACGTTTGTGGTTATGCCAATACGCAGTTGGTTTATGAAGACTCCAATCCAGGGAAAATAAAGTGTACCCCAGGCGGGGTTGGGCGAAATATATCACAGAACATTGCGTTATTAGGGGCCGAATGCCACCTGGTTTCGGTGGTTGGCGACGATTTCTACGGCACAACGCTGCTGGAACAGGCAAAGCTGGCGGGTGTTAACGTGGATAATTGCCACCGATTGCATGGTGAAAACACCTCGACCTACGTTTCGTTGCTGGATGGCAATGGTGAAATGCTGGTCGCTATCAACGACATGCGCATCCTGGAAAAATTGACCCCGGCGCTGTTATCCCATTCCAAGGATTTAATTCAGCACTGTGGTGTATTGGTGCTGGACTGCAACCTGACCGAAGACGCGCTGGCCTGGCTATTTACCAATGCCGGTAATGTGCCGGTATTTGTCGATACGGTTTCCGCTTTTAAAGCGCCGAAAATCAAAAACTGGCTCTCGCATATCCATACGTTGAAGCCGAATCGGATTGAGGCGGAAATCCTCAGCGGGATGAAAATATCCCAGGCGAGCGACGCACCGGCGGTGGCCCAATGGTTCCACCATCAAGGTGTCCAGCGTTTGGCCCTGAGTATGGGTAGCCACGGCGTTTATTTCAGCGAGGTGGACGGTCAGCACGGTTGGTCGGCGCCGCTGCCGACTCAGGTAGTCAACGTCACCGGAGCCGGGGATGCCATGATGGCGGGGCTGGTGAGTTGCTGGCTGGAGGATTTCCCACTCGATCACAGTATTCGTTTTGCCCAGGGCTGTTCGGCAATGACCCTGGCCTCTGAGTTCACCAATAACCCGAACCTGTCGCAAGGCAGCGTTCAAAAACTTTTGGAATTACAATCATGCAAAATAGCCTAA
- a CDS encoding pseudouridine-5'-phosphate glycosidase, which produces MQNSLITHQYLDIAPEVALALAENRPVVALESTIISHGMPYPQNVETALQVEEKIRANGAVPATIAVINGRMKAGLFHDEIETLGREGHRVAKVSRRDLPFVIASGKNGATTVASTMIIAELAGISVFATGGIGGVHRGAQQTFDISADLQELAQTNVAVICAGAKSILDLGLTTEYLETHGVPLVGYGTDSLPAFFSRTSPYSVSVRLDTPQEIARAMAAKWAAGLQGGMVIANPIPEQYAMPEEKINQAIEQAVQESVEQGVSGKDSTPFLLARVAELTGGDSLQANIQLVFNNAELAAKIAGHYQRNCA; this is translated from the coding sequence ATGCAAAATAGCCTAATCACCCATCAATACCTGGATATCGCTCCTGAAGTGGCGCTTGCCCTGGCCGAAAACCGGCCGGTGGTGGCGTTGGAATCGACGATCATTTCCCACGGCATGCCTTACCCGCAAAACGTTGAAACTGCCTTGCAGGTAGAGGAAAAGATCCGTGCCAACGGGGCGGTGCCAGCGACCATTGCGGTGATCAATGGGCGGATGAAGGCGGGGCTATTCCATGATGAGATAGAAACGTTGGGCCGCGAAGGGCACCGGGTCGCCAAAGTGAGCCGCCGCGACTTGCCGTTTGTGATTGCCAGTGGCAAAAACGGCGCAACCACCGTGGCTTCTACCATGATCATTGCCGAACTGGCCGGGATCAGCGTATTCGCCACTGGCGGGATTGGCGGCGTGCACCGTGGCGCGCAGCAGACGTTTGATATTTCAGCCGATTTACAGGAATTGGCACAAACCAACGTGGCGGTGATTTGCGCCGGTGCCAAATCGATCCTGGATCTCGGTTTAACCACCGAATATCTGGAAACCCACGGCGTGCCTTTGGTGGGGTACGGCACCGATAGCCTGCCCGCATTTTTCAGCCGTACCAGCCCTTATTCCGTTAGCGTACGCCTGGATACGCCGCAGGAAATCGCGCGGGCAATGGCCGCCAAGTGGGCGGCTGGCTTGCAGGGCGGGATGGTGATTGCCAACCCAATCCCAGAGCAGTACGCCATGCCTGAAGAGAAGATCAACCAGGCCATTGAGCAGGCTGTTCAAGAGTCCGTGGAGCAGGGTGTTTCCGGCAAGGATAGTACGCCATTCCTGCTAGCCAGAGTCGCTGAATTGACCGGCGGCGACAGCCTGCAGGCCAATATTCAGCTGGTGTTTAATAATGCCGAATTGGCAGCCAAGATCGCGGGTCATTATCAGCGAAATTGCGCTTAA